One window of Phocoena phocoena chromosome 13, mPhoPho1.1, whole genome shotgun sequence genomic DNA carries:
- the LOC136132633 gene encoding 2'-5'-oligoadenylate synthase-like protein 1 gives MNGTQHRAWKGARDIQLTVEQWGSSDFIIMVNPYDSIKKVKRKIQRKLGSTSLQRLSFQEPGGERQLLSSQYSLADYGVFSNTRICLLQTMSPEIQVFVKNPSGGSHAYAIYPDSLVLNLKLQIEVKEGLFREEQQLEFQGQVLQDGWSLMSYGVQDSTTLTLKKEGKKKNPASSSERPLCAFLPFNPVPISST, from the exons ATGAAcggcacccagcacagggcctggaag GGTGCACGAGACATCCAACTGACAGTGGAGCAGTGGGGTTCCTCGGATTTCATCATCATGGTGAACCCTTATGACTCCATAAAGAAGGTTAAAAGGAAGATCCAGCGGAAACTGGGCTCCACATCCCTACAGCGTCTGTCCTTCCAGGAGCCCGGTGGGGAGCGACAGCTCCTCAGTAGCCAGTACTCCTTGGCTGATTACGGGGTTTTCTCCAACACTCGCATCTGTCTGCTGCAGACCATGTCCCCTGAGATCCAGGTCTTTGTGAAGAATCCCAGTGGTGGGAGCCACGCCTATGCCATTTACCCTGATAGCCTTGTCCTGAACCTGAAGCTGCAGATTGAAGTCAAGGAGGGGCTGTTCAGAGAGGAGCAACAGCTAGAGTTCCAAGGCCAAGTCCTGCAGGATGGGTGGAGTTTGATGAGCTATGGTGTCCAAGACAGCACCACCCTCACgctgaagaaagaaggaaaaaagaagaacccAGCTAGTTCCTCTGAAAGACCTCTCTGTGCATTTTTGCCATTTAATCCAGTCCCCATCAGTTCCACCTAA
- the LOC136132900 gene encoding 2'-5'-oligoadenylate synthase-like protein produces MAVPPELFVTPASRLNSFVADCLHPSQKWKKEVLETVQTVEQFLREQSFQGEHGLDQELGVLKVVKVGSFGNGTVLRDSSEVELVMLLSGFHSFQEEARHHDDILSLLCKKLRYCQDLLSLQLQDLRLVQGVHSAVAFTIQSWETAEPITVTIVPAYMVLGPSVPNAHPSPEVYVSLIKACGSPGHFSPSFSELQRNFVKHRPAKLKSLLRLVKHWYLEAYHPGSG; encoded by the exons ATGGCAGTGCCCCCGGAGCTGTTTGTCACCCCAGCTTCCAGGCTGAACTCCTTTGTGGCTGACTGCCTGCATCCCAGCCAGAAGTGGAAAAAAGAGGTGCTGGAGACTGTGCAGACCGTGGAGCAGTTCCTGAGGGAGCAGAGCTTCCAAGGGGAGCATGGGCTGGACCAGGAATTGGGGGTGCTGAAGGTGGTCAAG GTGGGCTCCTTCGGGAACGGCACAGTGCTCAGGGACAGCTCAGAGGTGGAGCTGGTGATGCTCCTGAGTGGTTTCCACAGCTTCCAGGAGGAGGCCAGGCACCACGACGACATTCTGAGCCTGCTATGTAAAAAGCTCAGGTATTGCCAGGACCTCCTGAGCCTCCAGCTCCAGGACCTGAGGCTGGTCCAGGGAGTCCACTCTGCTGTCGCCTTCACCATCCAGTCCTGGGAGACTGCGGAGCCCATCACTGTCACCATCGTGCCGGCCTACATGGTCCTTG GGCCTTCTGTTCCCAACGCTCATCCCTCCCCAGAGGTCTATGTGAGTCTGATTAAGGCCTGCGGTTCCCCTGGACATTTCTCCCCATCCTTCAGCGAGCTGCAGAGAAACTTCGTGAAACACCGGCCCGCCAAGCTGAAGAGCCTCCTGCGGCTGGTAAAACACTGGTACCTGGAG GCCTATCATCCTGGATCCGGCTGA
- the C13H12orf43 gene encoding protein CUSTOS isoform X1: MSDLESSSSSSDAEELDRCREAAMPAWGLEQRPRGPEEPRAGAANTQLPATQPSLRHKVDEHEQDGNELQTTPEFRAHVAKMLGALLDSSITISEVVKEPRKAEVPRGVLEDDGFRLFFTSIPGGPEKEAAPQPRRKRLPSSSSSEDGDELQRCREAAVSASDIIQESAIHSPGNMEKKAKKKKRKWKKKAKEDSTNLAPAATTASKAASGEQGRESAGLNGDQAPFGTKKKKRKKKAKRASETSPSPPAKSAAAMPAN, from the exons ATGAGCGATCTggagagcagcagcagcagcagcgatgCGGAGGAGCTGGACCGGTGTCGCGAGGCGGCAATGCCGGCCTGGGGCTTGGAGCAGCGCCCGAGGGGCCCGGAGGAGCCAAGAGCCG GTGCTGCAAATACTCAGTTGCCAGCCACCCAACCGAGCCTCAG GCACAAGGTGGATGAGCACGAACAAGACGGCAACGAGCTGCAGACCACCCCTGAATTCCGAGCGCACGTAGCTAAGATGCTGGGAGCCCTGCTGGACAG CTCCATTACCATCTCAGAAGTAGTGAAGGAGCCAAGAAAGGCTGAGGTACCGAGAGGCGTCCTGGAGGATGATG GCTTCCGCCTTTTCTTCACGTCCATCCCTGGAGGCCCTGAGAAGGAAGCTGCTCCCCAGCCCCGCCGGAAACGGTTGCCTTCCAGCTCCAG CAGCGAGGACGGCGATGAGTTGCAGCGCTGCCGGGAGGCGGCTGTGTCAGCCTCTGACATCATCCAGGAGTCCGCCATCCACAGCCCTGGCAACAtggagaaaaaggcaaagaagaagaaaaggaagtggaaAAAGAAAGCCAAGGAGGACAGCACCAACCTCGCCCCCGCGGCCACCACCGCAAGCAAGGCCGCATctggggagcagggaagggagtCCGCCGGGCTCAACGGAGACCAGGCACCGTTTGggaccaaaaagaagaaaaggaagaaaaaggcaaagaggGCCAGTGAGACCTCCCCGTCCCCGCCAGCAAAGAGCGCAGCAGCCATGCCTGCAAACTGA
- the C13H12orf43 gene encoding protein CUSTOS isoform X2 translates to MSDLESSSSSSDAEELDRCREAAMPAWGLEQRPRGPEEPRAGAANTQLPATQPSLRHKVDEHEQDGNELQTTPEFRAHVAKMLGALLDSSITISEVVKEPRKAEVPRGVLEDDGFRLFFTSIPGGPEKEAAPQPRRKRLPSSSSEDGDELQRCREAAVSASDIIQESAIHSPGNMEKKAKKKKRKWKKKAKEDSTNLAPAATTASKAASGEQGRESAGLNGDQAPFGTKKKKRKKKAKRASETSPSPPAKSAAAMPAN, encoded by the exons ATGAGCGATCTggagagcagcagcagcagcagcgatgCGGAGGAGCTGGACCGGTGTCGCGAGGCGGCAATGCCGGCCTGGGGCTTGGAGCAGCGCCCGAGGGGCCCGGAGGAGCCAAGAGCCG GTGCTGCAAATACTCAGTTGCCAGCCACCCAACCGAGCCTCAG GCACAAGGTGGATGAGCACGAACAAGACGGCAACGAGCTGCAGACCACCCCTGAATTCCGAGCGCACGTAGCTAAGATGCTGGGAGCCCTGCTGGACAG CTCCATTACCATCTCAGAAGTAGTGAAGGAGCCAAGAAAGGCTGAGGTACCGAGAGGCGTCCTGGAGGATGATG GCTTCCGCCTTTTCTTCACGTCCATCCCTGGAGGCCCTGAGAAGGAAGCTGCTCCCCAGCCCCGCCGGAAACGGTTGCCTTCCAGCTCCAG CGAGGACGGCGATGAGTTGCAGCGCTGCCGGGAGGCGGCTGTGTCAGCCTCTGACATCATCCAGGAGTCCGCCATCCACAGCCCTGGCAACAtggagaaaaaggcaaagaagaagaaaaggaagtggaaAAAGAAAGCCAAGGAGGACAGCACCAACCTCGCCCCCGCGGCCACCACCGCAAGCAAGGCCGCATctggggagcagggaagggagtCCGCCGGGCTCAACGGAGACCAGGCACCGTTTGggaccaaaaagaagaaaaggaagaaaaaggcaaagaggGCCAGTGAGACCTCCCCGTCCCCGCCAGCAAAGAGCGCAGCAGCCATGCCTGCAAACTGA